In Neomonachus schauinslandi chromosome 8, ASM220157v2, whole genome shotgun sequence, the genomic stretch aaaaaagaaaaagaagaacaatggaTGGTACGGCTTCTTCTCAGTGACTGGAATGTGAGACAAATGTGGACTGTGACAATCTTGGATTTTCCTGAAGAGATACAGGGCACATCTCCGTTTTTCTACTGGAACCACTGGTCCCATCCCTGTGCGGTTGGGACCAGGTTCCTTAGAGCCACCTGCAATGAACACAACAGTTCAGATTGGCTTTTATAGTCATTATGTGATAGCAGACTTCGAGACCTCAGGTCAGGTGATGACAACTTAGGTAAGCAGACATTCCTGAGAGgatggcggcggcggggggggggggggggggcttcaagctttttaatttgttcaACTTTAGAACAGCAAGGGTTTGTTTTTGCTCCCCCCCCTCTTAAAATTTTCAGTCCCAGTTCCCTCAAGACTAATTGATAAGTTCTAGAAGAGCATAAGTCACATAGTTCAGGTCTTCTAGTTCCACGTAAAAGAAACAAGGCAATAAAATTCCTTCCAGAAGGAGTTTCATTAACAATGGCATCTTCTGCAGTACAACAGGTATATGGAAAAGGGATTAAGGATGGacctgtgttttctctttcttgaggTTTTATTAGGAAGTCAATTGTCACTCTAATTATGTGATAGCATTATGTGCGACTTGATTCTTTCTTGCATTTTTGTCATGTGCAAAGAGAAGGTGTAGGAATGTGAAAGATGGCAGGTGCAGGATTTAATACGAATTTGTAATAAAAGGCAGAGTCTTTCTATTATGTAAACAGGATAATGTGTTGCCTTTTGGCAGTGCAACAAGTTTCTTGGGAAGAAGATATGGAATCCTAGAATTCACAAGTGGCTGAGTAAATTATCACTGGTGTTCACCTAAGTGTAGAGAAGTTtaaggctgggcgcctgggtggctcagttggttaagcgactgccttcggctcaggtcatgatcctggagtcccgggatcgaggtcccgcatcgggctccctgctcggcagggagtctgcttctccctctgaccctcccgaccctcccccctctcatgctctctctctctctcagtctctctctctcaaataaataaataaaatctttaaaaaaaaaaaaagaagtttaaggCTGACCTAGGATTTTACATACAATCCCATTCTTTACTTTCTTAGGAACAGTATTTTCTAGTCAAATGTATTCTTGAATGTGGTGTTCATCCCAataaggaaggaataaagatgAGAAGAAAGTCACTTTGATAATGTTCTTTGTATATCAGGCATTGTGTTATTTAATATGTTATCATTCATTAACATGGAATATTTGATAGAaattgaaaaactgaaagaaaccaATAGCTTGGGTAAGGGCAGAATAATTCCAGAAAGGTAGAAAGAATAATTAGCCAGAAGAAGGACTTTGTAAAGTctgttaaaagtttaaaaaagtggTTGCTAAAATGAAGGAATATTTACTATGGCAGCACTTACCAAATTTAATAAGGTAAAGAGAAATGAGATTGcattagaaaaatcagaaaattcctATTATGATGGTCATGGTCCTGCAATTTAATCACTTTCCCAGGGAATGtagaaaaagcttttatttttaacaatttagtAGAATACAGTTTAGATACAGTATTTATTTGTTATTCATGAATGGGCAAGTGATTCATTATGTTCTGGATCTTTAATTTTTGTGCTTCTTAAAGCAATAATGGGGAAAAGACCAGACTTTAATTCTTTTGCCATCCATGTATCTATATGTGCTTATATTAAtagttaaaaagatttttttagtgACACTTGAAGAATATAGCCTTGAAAGTATTGTTTTATGCATCTAGCATTCACAGACAATCACTGAAAGATGTGAAATGTTTGGCCATCGAAAGGTTTAAACTGATGATGGATGTCACATTACACCATAGAGGACAATGATGCTTAGAGAGAAGTTACTTAAacatcttctttgatgaagtCGCCAAATAGTCATCTACTGTgccccttcctgctctgtggCGGGGGGACAAGGAAGACATATTCTAATGTATACATCATGCTATGTGTTTCAAAGAACTTTATAATGGTTCTTAGGGTTGATTGGCTAATTCGGTTCCTAAATGCTACAGGGAAGGGAGGTCAGCTCTGTGCCCTATGATTTGAAGCTTAGAAGGATTGAGCATGACTTTCCAAAAATGGACAGTAGGATGATAATAATATGAAAGTCACTAAGCCAGGATCACAAAGAAGTTTGCAATTAAACCCCATATAAGCtaaagggtcaactgtactgtattttctaatttgtaaagACATATGgtctcctatgttcattgcaacattatttacaatagctaagatgtgaaagcaacctaaatgcccatcgatagatgaatggataaagaagatgtggtatatatatccacatcgaaatattattcatccataaaaaagaatgaatcttgccatttgcaacaacatggatagaccttgagggtattatgctaagtgaaataagtcagacagagcaAGACAAGtaccgtatgatttcatttatatgtggaacataaaaaacaaaacaaatgaacatatgaacaaaacagaaatagactcatagatacagagaacaaactgatggttaccagaaggcaGAAGGGTGGGGATGGACAAGATAGGTGAATAGAATTAAGAAGTACCatcttccagttaaaaaataagtaagacatGGGGAGGTAATAATGTACAgtataggaaatatagtcaacaatattgtaacaactttgcatggtgacagatcataactagacttattgtagtgaCCATTTTGTAATGtgtataaatatcaaatcactatgttgtacacccaaaacgAATACAAtcttgtatgtcaattattcaataaaaaaagaatcagttgGAGAAAGCTTTTAATTTCAAATCTGCACTCATTCTCCTGCAGCTAtcttaaatgctttatttatttttttcttttttaaatcactacTTAAATTTGAGAACAAAATGGGGAAGCTCCTTGATTATATGCTGGCTAAGACCACTGACTTAACAATGGAGGCAACAATGAAACtagctccctcctcccactctgtcTTCTCCTCAACCCTTTAGTTTCTCTGTGTTGTTTCAGAGACCCTTAGAATGAAAGTCTCTGAACAACctcatgctttttcttcatctttccttctgcttggaatcggctttctctcttctgttttttggttttgtttttttaagattttatttattcatttgagagggagagagacagagagagcacaggcaggcggagaagtagagggagagggagaagcagactccccgctgagccaggagtctgacgtggggctctattccaggacctggagatcatgacctgagccgaaagcagacgtttaacccactgagccacccaggcgccctctcttctgttttaaattccattcatctattgagaACCAGATGGAAAGTCTCGCCCTCACCAGATCATTCTTGTCTACCCCAGCCTGAAATtctcttgtccattttttatCTTAGCATGTTTTGCCTAAACCCCTCTCAGGTCAGTTAATCTCCATAGTTGCTTTTTATCTGTGGTGCAGAATCATTTATGTTTTAAGTGTTGATGTGTTTTGCCTCATCACATGTTTTGTAGAGTCTCTGCAGCCAGGGACTAGTGAACTAGtgctttcttgttctttcattgtgTCTTGTGTGTTGTGGGGACTCACTAAACAGTTATTGCTCAGTGTGTGATGGTACTCACAGGGGCTGAGGATCTACTGGTTTATCTGTTAGTAAGTAGTCGTGTCTGATTTTTGTGAAGTCCTTGATGGCCAAAGACTCTACAGTATTAATAGTTATGCTTTGTATTAGATAGTGCTTTTCCCCTCAATATACTTTAAGAAAGGTAAGTTATATAATTATTGAACATGTTTCCTTTCAAATATATATGCAGATTTTTATATGCAGAATGAAGATACTGGGCCAACACAAGAAGGGAGTGGAGATGGCTTGTTATCCTAAAGCTCACTTACCATCTGTTCCTAGCTCTCTATGTGACCCACATACTGAAACATCaggctttcattttttcctgctttgcatTGCCTGAGGCTCTGAGGGGAAGCACCATGGAGGGGAGCTTGCTCTTCACAAAGAAGTGAAGGTGGTCCAGCTTTGTCCTCTGCCCATGTCTGATTGAGCTGCTCTGGCTGGTGAGATGCTTGTCAAGGCTCCATGACTGGCTAAAGATGTTCTACTAGATCATTAGACATCCTTAAATGACTCTTTCCCTTGCAAACAACCTTGGtaagaacaaaatcaaaacaccATGAAAATAACACAACACATGAATGGAACAATTTTCAAATGATAATAACCTGGTCCCACAAGGCAGTAGACCTGAATCAAATAAAATCTGATTATTTGTTCCAGACTTATTTGAGGAAGAAGTGAATGTATTGTTTAATACATATCTAGTCTTTCTATGAACATAAGGAATATGAATTAGATAATGAACTTGTtgcttcttctcttccccttcacctctcctcccagtcttctctttttcttcctcctctcttcctttttttaaatttctggccCTGGCATAAAGTAAGAGCTTACAAAATGTTGGTGGTATAATTTGTACCTAGGAAAGTATAAAGTAAATAATGATCATTTAAGCTCAGGTTAAAATTCTATGAAGTTGCAAATAAAGGTTaggataaataaatgagaaagattaTAACTAATATTTCAGCATAAATTAAATATCTTCCTTGAgtcttctatatttttcttgAGTTTGTCTATGAAAACTTTAACAACATTTCATGTGTTCTCGCTTCTTCTGAAGGAAATACTGGATTGCTCTGGATATGGAAATGGATCTTGCCCAGAAAATCAAAGGCCACTGGGTGTCCGAGCAGCTATGTATTCATTTATGGCAGGAGCCATATTCATCACGGTGCTTGGCAATCTTGCCACGATCATTTCCATTTCCTACTTCAAGCAGCTTCACACACCAACCAACTTCCTCATCCTCTCCATGGCAGTCACTGATTTCCTCCTGGGGCTTACCATCATGCCCTATAGTATGGTCAGATCAGTGGAGACTTGCTGGTATTTCGGGCTTACATTTTGCAAGATTCATTATAGTTTTGACCTgatgcttagcataatgtccatTTTCCATCTTTGCTCAGTGGCCATTGATAGATTTTATGCTATCTGTTACCCTTTACATCATTCCACGAAAATAACAATTCCCCTCATTAAGTGGTTGCTACTTCTCTGCTGGTTGGTTCCCGGAGCATTCGCTTTTGGGGTGGTCTTCTCCGAGGCCTATGCCAATGGGATAGAAGGCTATGATATCTTGGTGGCTTGTTCCAGTTCCTGTCCAGTGATGTTCAACAAGCTATGGGGGACCACCTTGTTTATGGCAGGTTTCTTCACTCCAGGGTCTGTGATGGTGGGGATTTATGACAAGATTTTTGCAGTATTGAGAAAACATCCTTGTACAACCAATAACTtgccagaaaattaaaataaccaaatgAGGAAGGACAAAAAAGCAGCCAGCAACATTGACTTAAGGTATTCAGTTGCTCTTTGCTGCTCAAAATTACTCATTTCAGATACAGAGAGTGTCCAAACTAAAAATGTAGTTTCTCTATTGTCTAGAATTATTCTTCTAGAATTCATTGGGCATACAAATAATAATAGGTATCTTGCTAAGATATACACTTTGGGATGGcttaagatttttcatttcccAAAATACTCCCAGGAGATGATGATGTGGCTGGCCCATGGACCATACTTTGATTAGCAAGCCTAAAAGGGAAAAACGATAAGCAGATGAAGCCATAAACTTTCTTGCTGTCCAAATAGATCAGACGTGAATTGTTACCATAATTAGGGAAAGTAAGAGG encodes the following:
- the LOC110583457 gene encoding trace amine-associated receptor 2-like, whose amino-acid sequence is MYSFMAGAIFITVLGNLATIISISYFKQLHTPTNFLILSMAVTDFLLGLTIMPYSMVRSVETCWYFGLTFCKIHYSFDLMLSIMSIFHLCSVAIDRFYAICYPLHHSTKITIPLIKWLLLLCWLVPGAFAFGVVFSEAYANGIEGYDILVACSSSCPVMFNKLWGTTLFMAGFFTPGSVMVGIYDKIFAVLRKHPCTTNNLPEN